In one Nomascus leucogenys isolate Asia chromosome 13, Asia_NLE_v1, whole genome shotgun sequence genomic region, the following are encoded:
- the SYS1 gene encoding protein SYS1 homolog, whose product MAGQFRSYVWDPLLILSQIVLMQTVYYGSLGLWLALVDGLVRSSPSLDQMFDAEILGFSTPPGRLSMMSFILNALTCALGLLYFIRRGKQCLDFTVTVHFFHLLGCWFYSSRFPSALTWWLVQAVCIALMAVIGEYLCMRTELKEIPLNSAPKSNV is encoded by the exons ATGGCGGGTCAGTTCCGCAGCTACGTGTGGGACCCGCTGCTGATCCTGTCGCAGATCGTCCTCATGCAGACCGTGTATTACGGCTCGCTGGGCCTGTGGCTGGCGCTGGTGGACGGGCTAGTGCGAAGCAGCCCCTCGCTGGACCAGATGTTCGACGCCGAG ATCCTGGGCTTTTCCACCCCTCCAGGCCGGCTCTCCATGATGTCCTTCATCCTCAACGCCCTCACCTG TGCCCTGGGCTTGCTGTACTTCATCCGGCGAGGAAAGCAGTGTCTGGATTTCACTGTCACTGTCCATTTCTTTCACCTCCTGGGCTGCTGGTTCTACAGCTCCCGTTTCCCCTCGGCGCTGACCTGGTGGCTGGTCCAAGCCGTGTGCATTGCACTCATGGCTGTCATCGGGGAGTACCTGTGCATGCGGACGGAGCTCAAGGAGATACCCCTCAACTCAGCCCCTAAATCCAATGTCTAG